In Chloroflexota bacterium, one genomic interval encodes:
- the cas4 gene encoding CRISPR-associated protein Cas4 produces the protein MSVVVVGLALALVLAGVLILWAARHVRQATGLPVGRVIYADTSAWRRAEEPILSRRWGLVGRPDYLVAHGREVIPVEVKSGRRPNRPYESHLLQLAAYCLLVEEQTGRRPSHGLLCYDDAVVEVPFDHALRQAVLDTLSNMRRALQHGEASRSHKDPARCWACGVRHACDQRLEG, from the coding sequence ATGTCCGTCGTGGTCGTGGGGCTCGCTCTGGCGCTGGTGTTGGCTGGCGTCCTGATATTGTGGGCTGCCCGACACGTCCGCCAGGCGACAGGGTTGCCGGTGGGGCGCGTCATCTATGCCGATACCAGCGCCTGGCGACGGGCGGAGGAGCCGATCCTCAGCCGGCGCTGGGGGTTGGTCGGCCGGCCGGATTACCTGGTGGCTCACGGGCGTGAAGTCATCCCGGTGGAGGTGAAGTCCGGGCGGCGTCCCAACCGGCCGTACGAGTCGCATCTGTTGCAGTTGGCCGCTTACTGCCTGCTGGTCGAGGAGCAGACCGGGCGCAGGCCCTCCCATGGCCTGTTGTGCTATGATGACGCCGTCGTGGAGGTGCCCTTCGACCACGCGCTGCGCCAGGCCGTGCTCGACACACTGTCCAACATGCGACGAGCCCTGCAGCACGGCGAGGCGTCGCGATCGCATAAGGACCCGGCCCGTTGCTGGGCCTGCGGCGTACGCCACGCGTGCGATCAGCGGCTGGAGGGGTGA